From Polaribacter haliotis:
AAGGAAATCTCCTTTTTTAATATTATGAATTGAAATAATCTCGTCACCTGATTCTGTAACTAAAGTTGCTTCTGTTGGTGCTAATTTTAATAGTTCTTTAATTGCACCATTTGTTTGACTATGTGCTTTCGCTTCTAACAATTGACCTAATAAAACAAGTGTAAGAATTACTGTTGTAGCTTCAAAATAGACGAATACTGTACCACTTTCCGTTTTAAATTGATCTGGAAATACATCTGGAAAAAACATTGCGACTAAACTGAATAACCAAGCAACCCCTGTACCTATACCAATTAGTGTGAACATATTAAGATTCCAAGTTTTTATACTTTTATAGGCACGTTCGAAAAACATCCAACAAGTATAACATACTACAGGTAGGGATAGAATTAACTGTATCCAATTCCAAGTAAATTGAGAAAACATTTTTGTTAATGGGTTTCCTGGAATTAAATCTGCCATTGCAATTATGAAAATAGGCACAGTAAATAGTACAGAAATTTTCATTTTTTTAAGCAAATTTTGGTAGGTTTTATCTTTTTCGTTTTCTGAAGGTTCTATTGCGACTAAATCCATTCCACAAATAGGACAGTTTCCTTGTTTATCCTTTATAATTTCAGGATGCATAGGACACGTATATTTAGTTGTTACTTGTAGTTTTGGTTGTTCAACTAAATCCATTCCACAAACAGGGCAACCTACTTGAGAATTATATGTTTTATCATCTTCACAATGCATTGGACAATAAAAAATACCATTACCTTCTTCAATAATTTTTACTTCTTTATGCTTTTTATGACCAGGCATTTCAATTGTATAATGTAACCCAGCATTCAATAAAGTTTCTTGTAATTTTTCTAAAGAAATATGTGAAGACATTTCTATAGCAACTGTTTTTTCTTTTAAAAATGCTTCTACTTTTGTAATCTCCTTTAGATTACTTAAAGCATTCTCTACATTGGTTTTACAACCATTGCAAGTCATTCCTTGTATATTATATGTATGTTTCATAATTTTTAAAGTTTTACATTTTCATCATTTCTTCATCACCCATTTTCATTTCCATATGCATATTCCCATTTTTATCTGTATGAGATTTCATAAAAATAAATTGAAAAAGAAAAACAAGAACAAATCCTATACCCGCTACTATGAGTACAAAAGGATCGTTTACATATTTTAAATAAATGAATGCTGATAAAATAACGATATCCATAAATATTGCTATTATTGGAATAATTGGATTAAATTTCACTTCTTTTTTAAGGTACCTGAAAAGCCCCCAATGAATTGCAATATCCATTATTAGATAAAAGATAGCACCAATAGAAGCTATTCGAGTTAAGTCGAATAGAATTGTTAAAAGTATTGCCAAAGAAACCGTAAAAATTAGCGCAGGGTTTTTGAGATTTTTAATTCTATTTAGGTTATGTATTTGTTTCATTTTACTTAACATTCCTAACATTCTTGAAGCAGAATAAACGCTAGCAATTACTCCAGAAACTGTAGCAATAATTGCAAGAAAAATAGTTAAAATAGAACCCCATTCGCCAAATATTGGTTTTGCAGCCGCTGCCAATGCATAATCTTTTGCTATAATAATTTCATCAATACTTAATGCACCTGCAACTGATAATGCTAAAATAACATAGATAATTGTACAAACTGCAATTGAAATAATTATAGAGCGACCAACATTTTTGTGTGGGTTTTTAATATCTCCTCCTTGATTTGTAATCGTAGTAAATCCTTTAAAAGCAAGAATTGATAGTGCCAATGCAGCTACAAACCCAAATCCTTCAGGTAAAGGTTGACTATTGGTTGGTAAATAATTTCCTGTTATTGTAGGTAAGCCTGAAATAATCAATCCAGAAATTGCTAATAATGCAATACCCACTATTTTA
This genomic window contains:
- a CDS encoding APC family permease, producing MLKENTQKLSLLGSVSLGTGVMIGAGIFVLMGQIAELVGDLFPIAFIAGAVVVGFSSYSYVKFSNAYPSSGGVAKFLTKAYGPGTAAGSFSLLMYISMVVAESLVAGTFGAYTLRLFPQEYTGYTSILGVVLIGTAYIINISGNKIIEATATFTAIIKIVGIALLAISGLIISGLPTITGNYLPTNSQPLPEGFGFVAALALSILAFKGFTTITNQGGDIKNPHKNVGRSIIISIAVCTIIYVILALSVAGALSIDEIIIAKDYALAAAAKPIFGEWGSILTIFLAIIATVSGVIASVYSASRMLGMLSKMKQIHNLNRIKNLKNPALIFTVSLAILLTILFDLTRIASIGAIFYLIMDIAIHWGLFRYLKKEVKFNPIIPIIAIFMDIVILSAFIYLKYVNDPFVLIVAGIGFVLVFLFQFIFMKSHTDKNGNMHMEMKMGDEEMMKM